In the Syngnathus scovelli strain Florida chromosome 16, RoL_Ssco_1.2, whole genome shotgun sequence genome, one interval contains:
- the nacc1a gene encoding nucleus accumbens associated 1, BEN and BTB (POZ) domain containing a isoform X1: MAQTLQMAIPNFGNNVLECLNEQRLQGLYCDVSVVVKGHAFKAHRAVLAASSSYFRDLFSNGGGSGNEASPTVVELPPAVQPQSFQQILAFCYTGRLSMTVGDQFLLMYTAGFLQIQQIMEKGTEFFLKVSSPSCDSQGLNAEEAPPSEPQSPVTQTGSGAARPAACLTPLPLVSRVKTEQPASQPEAAAGAAHSVLCTPVAKRLWEGGSSRDGGGGGSGAGGGARKAARYSQEAVRGSAIQSPGALGLAMGMGATATMVASAGTNGTSVSGAGVSEGASPGTLSTYASDSPISYHDDEEEEEGAEDCAEEQYRQICNMYTMYSMLNMGAAGKSAGERVEALPDHTETRGRMRGRDLTCLPAELIAQIGNRCHPKLYEEGDPAEKLELVSGTSVFISRAQLMNCHVSAGTRHKVLLRRLLAAFFDRNTLANSCGTGIRSSTNDPSRKPLDNRVLHAVKFYCQNFATSFKESEMNAIAADMCTNARRVVRKSWIPKLKLLIAESDAYSAFLSDGVKAEDDTLGAEPAFDPASLEASAGAESGGSSGESLPGVSGDVGALF, encoded by the exons ATGGCCCAGACCCTCCAGATGGCGATCCCAAACTTTGGCAACAACGTTTTAGAGTGTTTGAACGAGCAGCGTCTGCAGGGCCTCTATTGTGATGTCTCTGTGGTGGTAAAGGGGCATGCCTTCAAG gCTCACCGTGCTGTCTTGGCTGCGAGCAGTTCTTACTTCCGGGACCTTTTCAGCAACGGCGGCGGTAGCGGCAACGAGGCCAGCCCCACGGTGGTGGAGCTTCCACCGGCCGTGCAGCCCCAGAGCTTCCAACAGATTTTGGCCTTCTGCTACACGGGCCGTCTGAGCATGACGGTGGGCGACCAGTTCCTCCTCATGTACACTGCTGGCTTCCTGCAGATCCAACAGATCATGGAAAAAGGCACCGAATTCTTCCTCAag GTCTCCTCCCCCAGTTGCGACTCCCAGGGACTAAATGCCGAGGAGGCCCCGCCATCTGAACCTCAGAGCCCCGTCACGCAGACGGGTAGCGGTGCAGCCCGGCCCGCCGCCTGCTTAACGCCTCTCCCGTTAGTGTCGCGGGTGAAGACGGAGCAGCCTGCCAGCCAACCGgaagccgccgccggcgccgctcATTCCGTGCTCTGCACTCCCGTGGCCAAGCGGTTGTGGGAAGGTGGCAGCAGCCGCGACGGCGGCGGAGGCGGCTCCGGGGCAGGAGGGGGCGCCAGAAAGGCGGCGCGTTACTCCCAGGAGGCGGTGCGAGGCAGTGCCATCCAGAGCCCCGGAGCGCTCGGGCTGGCCATGGGGATGGGCGCCACGGCCACCATGGTGGCCAGCGCGGGCACCAACGGCACCTCCGTGTCCGGAGCGGGCGTGTCCGAGGGCGCCAGCCCGGGCACCCTGAGCACCTATGCTAGTGACTCGCCCATCAGCTACCACGacgatgaagaggaggaagaaggcgCGGAGGACTGCGCCGAAGAGCAGTACAGGCAAATCTGCAACATGTACACCATGTACAGCATGCTCAACATGGGAGCTGCAGGTAAAT CCGCAGGCGAGCGGGTGGAGGCGCTCCCCGACCACACGGAGACGCGGGGCCGTATGCGCGGCCGAGACCTCACTTGTCTCCCGGCGGAGCTGATCGCTCAGATCGGCAACCGCTGTCATCCCAAACTGTACGAAGAGGGAGATCCTGCTGAGAAACTCGAGCTGGTCTCAG GTACCTCTGTCTTTATTTCCCGGGCCCAGCTGATGAACTGTCATGTGAGCGCAGGGACCAGACACAAAGTGTTGCTGAGGAGGCTGCTGGCCGCCTTCTTTGACAG GAATACGCTGGCCAACAGTTGCGGGACCGGTATTCGCTCTTCCACCAACGACCCCAGCCGCAAGCCCCTGGACAACCGAGTGCTGCACGCAGTTAAAT TTTACTGCCAGAACTTTGCCACCAGCTTCAAAGAGAGCGAGATGAACGCCATCGCCGCCGACATGTGCACCAACGCCCGGCGAGTGGTGCGCAAGAGCTGGATCCCCAAGCTCAAGCTGCTCATCGCCGAGAGCGACGCCTACTCCGCCTTCCTCTCCGACGGCGTGAAAGCCGAGGACGACACCCTGGGCGCCGAGCCGGCCTTCGACCCCGCCtccctggaagcctcggccggggcCGAGTCGGGCGGCTCTTCAGGTGAATCGCTCCCGGGCGTGAGCGGGGACGTGGGCGCGTTATTTTGA
- the nacc1a gene encoding nucleus accumbens associated 1, BEN and BTB (POZ) domain containing a isoform X2 → MAQTLQMAIPNFGNNVLECLNEQRLQGLYCDVSVVVKGHAFKAHRAVLAASSSYFRDLFSNGGGSGNEASPTVVELPPAVQPQSFQQILAFCYTGRLSMTVGDQFLLMYTAGFLQIQQIMEKGTEFFLKVSSPSCDSQGLNAEEAPPSEPQSPVTQTGSGAARPAACLTPLPLVSRVKTEQPASQPEAAAGAAHSVLCTPVAKRLWEGGSSRDGGGGGSGAGGGARKAARYSQEAVRGSAIQSPGALGLAMGMGATATMVASAGTNGTSVSGAGVSEGASPGTLSTYASDSPISYHDDEEEEEGAEDCAEEQYRQICNMYTMYSMLNMGAAAAGERVEALPDHTETRGRMRGRDLTCLPAELIAQIGNRCHPKLYEEGDPAEKLELVSGTSVFISRAQLMNCHVSAGTRHKVLLRRLLAAFFDRNTLANSCGTGIRSSTNDPSRKPLDNRVLHAVKFYCQNFATSFKESEMNAIAADMCTNARRVVRKSWIPKLKLLIAESDAYSAFLSDGVKAEDDTLGAEPAFDPASLEASAGAESGGSSGESLPGVSGDVGALF, encoded by the exons ATGGCCCAGACCCTCCAGATGGCGATCCCAAACTTTGGCAACAACGTTTTAGAGTGTTTGAACGAGCAGCGTCTGCAGGGCCTCTATTGTGATGTCTCTGTGGTGGTAAAGGGGCATGCCTTCAAG gCTCACCGTGCTGTCTTGGCTGCGAGCAGTTCTTACTTCCGGGACCTTTTCAGCAACGGCGGCGGTAGCGGCAACGAGGCCAGCCCCACGGTGGTGGAGCTTCCACCGGCCGTGCAGCCCCAGAGCTTCCAACAGATTTTGGCCTTCTGCTACACGGGCCGTCTGAGCATGACGGTGGGCGACCAGTTCCTCCTCATGTACACTGCTGGCTTCCTGCAGATCCAACAGATCATGGAAAAAGGCACCGAATTCTTCCTCAag GTCTCCTCCCCCAGTTGCGACTCCCAGGGACTAAATGCCGAGGAGGCCCCGCCATCTGAACCTCAGAGCCCCGTCACGCAGACGGGTAGCGGTGCAGCCCGGCCCGCCGCCTGCTTAACGCCTCTCCCGTTAGTGTCGCGGGTGAAGACGGAGCAGCCTGCCAGCCAACCGgaagccgccgccggcgccgctcATTCCGTGCTCTGCACTCCCGTGGCCAAGCGGTTGTGGGAAGGTGGCAGCAGCCGCGACGGCGGCGGAGGCGGCTCCGGGGCAGGAGGGGGCGCCAGAAAGGCGGCGCGTTACTCCCAGGAGGCGGTGCGAGGCAGTGCCATCCAGAGCCCCGGAGCGCTCGGGCTGGCCATGGGGATGGGCGCCACGGCCACCATGGTGGCCAGCGCGGGCACCAACGGCACCTCCGTGTCCGGAGCGGGCGTGTCCGAGGGCGCCAGCCCGGGCACCCTGAGCACCTATGCTAGTGACTCGCCCATCAGCTACCACGacgatgaagaggaggaagaaggcgCGGAGGACTGCGCCGAAGAGCAGTACAGGCAAATCTGCAACATGTACACCATGTACAGCATGCTCAACATGGGAGCTGCAG CCGCAGGCGAGCGGGTGGAGGCGCTCCCCGACCACACGGAGACGCGGGGCCGTATGCGCGGCCGAGACCTCACTTGTCTCCCGGCGGAGCTGATCGCTCAGATCGGCAACCGCTGTCATCCCAAACTGTACGAAGAGGGAGATCCTGCTGAGAAACTCGAGCTGGTCTCAG GTACCTCTGTCTTTATTTCCCGGGCCCAGCTGATGAACTGTCATGTGAGCGCAGGGACCAGACACAAAGTGTTGCTGAGGAGGCTGCTGGCCGCCTTCTTTGACAG GAATACGCTGGCCAACAGTTGCGGGACCGGTATTCGCTCTTCCACCAACGACCCCAGCCGCAAGCCCCTGGACAACCGAGTGCTGCACGCAGTTAAAT TTTACTGCCAGAACTTTGCCACCAGCTTCAAAGAGAGCGAGATGAACGCCATCGCCGCCGACATGTGCACCAACGCCCGGCGAGTGGTGCGCAAGAGCTGGATCCCCAAGCTCAAGCTGCTCATCGCCGAGAGCGACGCCTACTCCGCCTTCCTCTCCGACGGCGTGAAAGCCGAGGACGACACCCTGGGCGCCGAGCCGGCCTTCGACCCCGCCtccctggaagcctcggccggggcCGAGTCGGGCGGCTCTTCAGGTGAATCGCTCCCGGGCGTGAGCGGGGACGTGGGCGCGTTATTTTGA